One genomic window of Sphingopyxis sp. OPL5 includes the following:
- a CDS encoding TonB-dependent receptor, which translates to MLEELIQAPRLYQGRARMLAHCALAALAAGATAPATVHAQQTGADAADAASEGPALTEIIVTAQKRAQSLQDVPVSVQAVSGESLVNQGTTGLEALSTSVPTLHISYGGLSEQLFVRGVGSGSSAAFEQSVGLFQDGISMGVARLSRLAFLDTEQVEILKGPQSTLFGKSTIGGAINITSGQPRFTLEGQAVGLVDIDGGTRRSLEGYVTGPLSDRVAARLAVKASTSDGAFFNSYTDKRAPEEKSISGRFSLLANPTDNLELFASVQASRATSFGRSAQIGFVDTRFANVNSFVAQVRALDADEDFTASRFRSAGRNPNACDECGKDRAVIGTFRATLDVDFAKIVSLTGYIDSKWREQIDADATPLPIVNTFLNQSTKQFSQELRIESDPNQRFTYIGGIYFQNMQIDSIDSCSDFDLGVLGRTTRIRGCTTTYRDESTMGVFAQGTFEFAPGFRLTAGGRYQTSDRNIHNIRVVPAPGTGTTPSTDPVVLATAAAVLGQRPFDVKRSSGESKFTPSVSIEWEPYKGGLLYGSYRTGFKQGGFDSSIATFSDATYQFLPETAESFELGYKTSLFGRRGRLNVSAFSSTFNDLQLSSFNGVGFTVRNAAKARSRGVEAEAEFAVVDGVTIGGNLAYLDAYYVSYLNAPCYANQTAALGCVTTGGSRGQDLSGHTLAYSPNWSGSLFVNLRQPVGGGLVAIADGRVSARTSQEYGPDGDPNRITGGVALYDLRIGVGDADGRWELALVGKNLTNEYVPSFGFNVPLVAGAYTVQVDQPRVIAVQAKARF; encoded by the coding sequence ATGCTCGAGGAGCTGATTCAAGCGCCGCGTTTGTACCAAGGTCGGGCGCGGATGCTCGCGCACTGCGCGCTCGCGGCGCTGGCGGCGGGGGCCACTGCGCCGGCGACTGTTCATGCGCAGCAAACCGGCGCCGACGCGGCCGACGCGGCATCGGAAGGTCCTGCGCTGACCGAAATCATCGTCACAGCGCAAAAGCGCGCGCAGAGCCTCCAGGACGTGCCGGTGTCGGTGCAGGCGGTGAGCGGCGAATCTCTTGTCAACCAGGGCACCACCGGGCTTGAAGCGCTTTCGACGTCGGTTCCGACACTCCACATCAGCTACGGCGGGCTCAGCGAGCAATTGTTCGTCCGCGGCGTGGGCTCGGGATCGAGCGCCGCCTTCGAACAGTCGGTCGGCCTGTTTCAGGACGGTATTTCGATGGGCGTCGCCCGCCTGTCGCGTCTCGCCTTCCTCGACACGGAGCAGGTCGAAATTCTGAAAGGGCCGCAGAGCACGCTGTTCGGCAAGAGCACGATCGGTGGCGCGATCAACATCACGTCGGGCCAGCCGCGCTTTACCCTGGAGGGGCAGGCGGTCGGCTTGGTCGATATCGACGGGGGAACGCGTCGTTCGCTCGAAGGCTATGTGACCGGGCCGTTGAGCGACCGGGTCGCTGCGCGCCTTGCGGTCAAGGCGTCGACGTCCGACGGCGCCTTCTTCAACAGCTACACCGACAAACGCGCGCCCGAGGAGAAGAGCATCTCCGGGCGCTTCAGCCTGCTTGCCAATCCGACCGACAATCTCGAACTCTTCGCATCGGTGCAGGCGAGCCGCGCGACCAGCTTCGGTCGCTCCGCACAGATTGGCTTCGTCGATACGCGTTTCGCCAATGTGAACAGCTTTGTCGCACAGGTGCGCGCACTCGACGCCGATGAAGATTTTACTGCGAGTCGATTCCGCTCGGCCGGTCGCAATCCGAACGCCTGCGACGAATGCGGAAAGGATCGCGCCGTCATCGGAACTTTCCGGGCAACGCTCGATGTCGACTTTGCCAAGATCGTCTCGCTAACCGGCTATATCGATAGCAAATGGCGCGAGCAGATCGATGCCGACGCGACGCCGCTGCCGATCGTCAACACGTTCCTCAATCAGTCGACCAAGCAGTTCAGCCAGGAATTGCGCATCGAATCCGATCCGAACCAGCGCTTCACCTATATCGGCGGTATCTACTTCCAGAACATGCAGATCGACTCGATCGATTCCTGCAGCGACTTCGACCTGGGGGTGCTGGGACGCACGACCAGGATCAGGGGCTGCACGACCACCTATCGCGACGAGTCCACGATGGGCGTGTTTGCCCAAGGCACATTCGAGTTCGCGCCCGGCTTCCGCCTCACCGCAGGCGGACGCTATCAGACCTCGGATCGCAACATCCACAACATCCGCGTCGTTCCGGCCCCGGGCACGGGGACGACGCCCAGCACCGACCCGGTCGTGCTCGCCACAGCCGCCGCGGTCCTCGGGCAGCGTCCTTTCGACGTGAAGCGTTCCTCGGGCGAAAGCAAGTTCACGCCCTCGGTCTCGATCGAGTGGGAGCCGTACAAGGGCGGTCTTCTCTACGGAAGCTACCGGACCGGCTTCAAGCAAGGCGGCTTCGATTCATCAATCGCGACCTTCTCCGACGCCACATATCAATTTCTGCCCGAGACGGCCGAATCCTTCGAGCTTGGCTATAAGACCAGCCTGTTCGGCAGGCGGGGGCGCCTCAATGTCAGCGCCTTTTCGAGCACCTTCAACGATCTTCAGCTGAGTTCCTTCAATGGCGTCGGCTTTACGGTTCGTAACGCCGCAAAGGCCCGGAGTCGCGGCGTCGAGGCCGAGGCGGAATTCGCGGTCGTCGACGGTGTCACCATCGGCGGCAACCTGGCCTATCTCGATGCCTATTATGTCTCCTACCTCAATGCGCCTTGCTATGCGAACCAGACCGCGGCGCTGGGGTGCGTGACGACGGGTGGATCGCGCGGTCAGGATCTGAGCGGACATACGCTGGCCTATTCTCCGAACTGGTCGGGATCGCTCTTCGTCAATCTGCGCCAGCCTGTGGGCGGCGGCCTGGTCGCAATAGCCGATGGCCGCGTCTCGGCGCGGACCAGCCAGGAATATGGGCCGGACGGCGATCCGAACCGTATCACGGGCGGGGTCGCCCTCTACGACCTGCGCATTGGTGTCGGAGATGCCGACGGACGCTGGGAACTGGCCTTGGTCGGCAAGAATCTCACCAACGAATATGTGCCGAGCTTCGGTTTCAACGTTCCGCTCGTCGCCGGCGCTTATACGGTTCAGGTCGACCAGCCCCGCGTCATCGCCGTGCAAGCAAAGGCCCGCTTCTGA
- a CDS encoding cytochrome P450: MQEGSALLDPYAGQKTTPGPVHAPLFDVDLRIDLKRHDLYLGGTPAEDVRALRKAAPIFWHPEDEQNEPGFWVLTRHADVQAVSKNPELFSSEIGAGALLSFDESRRQHLTPETLAIRRANMVNMDPPDHRTYRSLVMPYLAGPASKRLEPAVTERISGLLDTIQAGESFDLVSEFSAVTPAATMCHLLGVPDEDRDMVVEWGDKLAAVGDPELADEVAATHAKVYKYGMDLFERKRTEPGNDLLSAAHEALAKTDRPLRPYSVESLFSLMIVAGHRTTRNTTTSGLLELYRHPDQLTRLRGKPELIGNAIEEILRYTTVVPLFRRTATADTEIAGQKIAKGEKVVMWYSAANRDESVFPDPDRFDIERPEARKHLTFGHGEHMCVGNMVARLQLRIAIAAFVNRFDTLEVVEPPEYLRTNQAVSIKRVMVRAG, translated from the coding sequence ATGCAAGAAGGGAGCGCCCTGCTCGATCCCTATGCGGGGCAAAAAACGACGCCGGGGCCGGTTCACGCGCCGCTGTTCGACGTCGACCTCAGGATCGACCTCAAGCGTCACGACCTCTATCTCGGCGGGACGCCTGCCGAGGATGTGCGTGCGCTACGCAAGGCCGCCCCCATATTCTGGCATCCCGAGGATGAGCAGAACGAGCCGGGTTTCTGGGTTTTAACGCGCCACGCCGATGTTCAGGCCGTGAGCAAGAATCCCGAACTCTTCTCTTCGGAGATCGGCGCGGGGGCCTTGCTGTCCTTCGACGAGAGCCGCCGCCAGCACCTCACGCCCGAGACGCTTGCCATCCGGCGTGCGAACATGGTCAACATGGACCCGCCCGACCATCGCACCTATCGCTCGCTCGTCATGCCCTATCTCGCCGGCCCGGCCAGCAAGCGCCTCGAGCCAGCGGTGACCGAGCGGATATCGGGACTGCTCGACACGATCCAGGCAGGCGAGAGTTTCGATCTGGTCTCAGAATTTTCTGCGGTCACGCCTGCGGCAACCATGTGCCACCTTCTCGGAGTGCCCGACGAGGATCGCGACATGGTGGTCGAATGGGGCGACAAACTCGCTGCGGTCGGCGACCCCGAACTTGCCGATGAAGTGGCGGCGACCCACGCCAAGGTCTATAAATATGGAATGGACCTGTTCGAGCGAAAGCGGACCGAGCCGGGCAACGACCTGCTCAGCGCAGCGCATGAAGCGCTCGCCAAGACCGACCGTCCTTTGCGCCCCTATTCGGTCGAAAGCCTCTTCTCGCTCATGATCGTGGCGGGCCACCGGACGACGCGCAACACGACCACCTCGGGACTGCTCGAACTCTACCGCCATCCGGATCAGCTCACGCGGCTGCGCGGAAAGCCCGAATTGATCGGCAATGCCATCGAAGAGATATTGCGTTATACGACGGTCGTGCCGCTATTCCGGCGGACCGCCACAGCCGATACCGAAATCGCGGGGCAGAAAATCGCAAAGGGTGAAAAGGTCGTGATGTGGTATTCGGCCGCCAACCGTGACGAGAGCGTTTTCCCCGATCCCGACCGGTTCGACATCGAGCGACCCGAGGCGCGCAAGCATCTGACTTTCGGGCACGGCGAGCATATGTGCGTGGGCAATATGGTGGCCCGCCTGCAGCTGCGCATCGCCATCGCGGCCTTCGTCAACCGCTTCGACACGCTCGAAGTCGTCGAGCCACCCGAGTATCTGCGCACCAACCAGGCGGTTTCGATCAAGCGGGTCATGGTGCGGGCCGGTTGA